A window of Pomacea canaliculata isolate SZHN2017 linkage group LG3, ASM307304v1, whole genome shotgun sequence contains these coding sequences:
- the LOC112558686 gene encoding X-ray repair cross-complementing protein 5-like yields MAEFGFARYGQDDEIEEEEEDDDVPAYSASRDGIVFLVDCSKEMFEIGDDGTCHFQISIKCIKTTMQNKIISSEKDCVGVVFFGTDKSDGPNKHINIYHDLDQPCASRILTLENLEELGWKDFNNVYGHNPGYSLADAFWTCADMFSKCPQKLHLKRVMLFTNNDDPHAGNPIYQKQACTKAGDLHDAGIDLELIHLSRPGQKFDVNKFYKDLLYPDDESAQLPDPAERLEELQTRVRAKDNKKRAIRRVPLTLAEGLSLSVGVYSLVHRCYNPPKVRLSKKDNSELKTHSNVYLQDTVKTLTPQDMKRAQTYGGKKICFENEEVVEMRQFGPPGFKLMGFKPRSSVKPYYHVKPAQFLYPDEETVTGSTSLFTALLRKCLDREVVAVCLYIPGKNNPPRFVALLPQEEEVNERKVQVTPPGFHVIFLPYADDFRKVTYEEEPKATDEQISAAKEVIKKLKFQFSSESFENPVLQNHWRNIEALALDREEPDELVDFTLPANDKIQKKAGSAIKDFMELVFPADYTPGQKKKTAPSESAAARKTKAAEAVMELDLENEAKEGRLEKLTVPVLREAIRKAKIPCSVTRKADLIDVIKKHYGV; encoded by the exons ATGGCTGAATTTGGATTTGCTCGTTATGGTCAAGATGATGAAAttgaggaagaggaagaagatgatgatgtg CCAGCATATTCCGCTTCAAGAGATGGCATTGTCTTCCTTGTAGACTgttcaaaagaaatgtttgaaatagGAGATGATGGAACCTGCCATTTCCAGATTTCTATTAAG TGCATTAAAACAACAATGCAGAACAAAATCATCAGCAGTGAAAAGGACTGTGTTGGAGTTGTTTTCTTTGGAACA GACAAAAGTGATGGCCCTAATAAACATATCAACATATATCAT GACTTAGATCAGCCATGTGCCAGCAGAATACTGACCCTTGAGAATTTAGAGGAAT TAGGCTGGAAGGATTTTAACAATGTCTATGGCCATAACCCTGGTTACTCACTTGCGGATGCTTTCTGGACTTGTGCAGATATGTTTTCAAAATG TCCTCAAAAACTGCACTTGAAACGAGTGATGCTATTTACCAACAATGATGACCCCCATGCAGGCAACCCTATTTACCAG AAACAAGCTTGCACTAAAGCTGGTGACCTACATGATGCTGGTATAGACCTTGAACTCATTCATCTGTCTCGCCCTGGCCAAAAATTTGATGTCAACAAGTTTTATAAG gaTCTTCTGTATCCTGATGATGAATCAGCACAGCTTCCTGACCCTGCAGAACGCCTTGAAGAGTTGCAGACAAG agTGCGGGccaaagacaataaaaaacGGGCAATTCGACGTGTCCCTCTCACTCTTGCAGAGGGTTTGAGTCTGTCAGTTGGCGT atACAGCCTAGTACACAGATGTTACAATCCACCCAAAGTTCGACTTTCTAAGAAAGACAACTCCGAGCTGAAGACTCACTCCAATGTTTACTTACAG GACACAGTAAAAACATTGACGCCTCAAGATATGAAGAGGGCACAAACATatggtgggaaaaaaatttgctttgaaAATGAAGAAGTTGTTGAGATGCGACAATTTGGTCCCCCAG GTTTTAAGCTGATGGGTTTTAAACCTCGGTCTAGCGTAAAACCCTATTACCATGTCAAGCCAGCGCAGTTCCTCTACCCAGATGAAGAG ACTGTAACAGGAAGTACATCATTATTCACAGCTCTTTTACGCAAGTGTCTTGATCGGGAAGTCGTGGCTGTCTGCTTATACATCCCAGGGAAAAATAACCCTCCTAGATTTGTTGCTCTTCTTCCTCAG gaAGAAGAGGTTAATGAGCGCAAGGTACAGGTGACACCTCCTGGATTCCATGTCATTTTCCTTCCATATGCTGATGACTTTAGAAAAGTCACCTATGAAGAAGAACCTAAAG CCACAGATGAGCAAATCAGTGCTGCCAAAGAGGTGATCAAGAAACTCAAATTCCAGTTCAGCAGTGAGTCATTTGAGAACCCTGTGCTGCAGAACCATTGGAGGAACATAGAGGCCTTGGCCCTAGATAGAGAGGAACCTGACGAACTCGTTGATTTTACAC TTCCAGcaaatgacaaaatacaaaagaaagctGGTTCTGCCATCAAAGATTTCATGGAGCTGGTTTTCCCAGCAGACTATACTCCTGGACAGAAGAAAAAG ACTGCACCGTCCGAATCAGCAGCAGCCAGGAAGACTAAGGCAGCTGAAGCAGTCATGGAGCTTGACCTTGAGAATGAAGCTAAGGAAGGCAGG CTTGAGAAGCTCACTGTGCCAGTGTTGCGAGAAGCTATCAGAAAAGCCAAAATTCCATGTAGCGTGACCAGGAAGGCTGACCTGATTGATGTTATCAAGAAACATTATGGAGTGTAG
- the LOC112558687 gene encoding ruvB-like 2 has product MAASTAEKVQEVREVTRIERIGAHSHIRGLGLDDGLEARQTSQGMVGQMEARRAAGIILEMIKEGKIAGRAALIAGQPGTGKTAIAMGMAQALGSDTPFTSIAGSEIFSLEMSKTEALTQAFRKSIGVRIKEETEIIEGEVVEIQIDRPATGTGAKVGKLTLKTTEMETIYDLGQKMIESLTKEKVQAGDIVTIDKATGKITKLGRSFTRARDYDAMGPQTKFVQCPEGELQKRKEVVHTVTLHEIDVINSRTQGFLALFSGDTGEIKSEVREQINSKVAEWREEGKAEIVPGVLFIDEVHMLDIECFSFLNRALESDMAPILIMATNRGITRIRGTQYMSPHGVPIDLLDRLLIVSTSPYEEKEIKQILKIRCEEEDVDMSDDALTVLTRIGMETSLRYAIQLITTAHLVCRKRKGTEVDVDDIKRVYSLFLDESRSTQFLKEYQQEFMFNEVGQEQMETEGS; this is encoded by the exons ATGGCGGCG TCTACTGCAgagaaagttcaagaagtaCGTGAGGTGACGAGAATAGAGCGGATTG GAGCTCATTCTCATATTCGGGGTCTTGGTCTTGATGATGGTTTGGAGGCAAGGCAGACGTCCCAGGGCATGGTGGGGCAGATGGAAGCTCGCAGAGCAGCAGGCATCATTCTTGAAATGATTAAG GAAGGCAAGATCGCCGGCAGAGCTGCCCTCATTGCAGGACAACCAGGCACAGGAAAGACAGCTATTGCTATGG GTATGGCACAAGCCTTGGGATCTGACACACCTTTCACAAGCATTGCAGGCAGTGAGATTTTCTCCCTTGAGATGAGCAAAACAGAGGCTCTCACCCAGGCTTTCCGGAAGTCAATTGGAGTTCGCATCAA GGAGGAAACTGAAATAATTGAAGGAGAAGTGGTTGAGATACAGATTGACCGGCCTGCGACTGGAACT GGGGCAAAGGTTGGCAAGCTGACTCTAAAGACAACAGAGATGGAGACAATCTATGACCTTGGGCAGAAGATGATTGAATCTCTCACAAAGGAGAAAGTGCAGGCTGG CGACATTGTGACCATTGATAAAGCCACTGGAAAAATCACCAAGTTGGGGCGGTCCTTCACAAGGGCACGGGATTATGATGCCATGGGACCACAG accAAGTTTGTTCAGTGCCCAGAGGGAGAGCTGCAGAAGAGAAAAGAGGTGGTGCACACTGTCACACTTCATGAAATTGATGTCATAAACAGTCGCACACAAGGCTTCCTTGCCCTCTTCTCTGGTGACACGGGCGAGATCAAGTCAGAAGTCCGTGAACAGATCAACTCCAAAGTTGCCGAATGGCGTGAAGAGGGAAAAGCTGAAATTGTTCCTGGG GTGTTGTTTATTGATGAAGTACATATGCTTGATATTGAATGTTTCTCCTTCTTGAATCGTGCTCTTGAATCAGACATGGCACCAATCTTAATTATGGCAACCAACAGAGGTATTACACG AATCCGAGGCACACAGTACATGAGTCCACATGGTGTCCCTATTGATCTGCTTGACCGCCTGCTGATTGTGTCAACATCACCttatgaagagaaagagatcaaaCAAATTCTCAAAATCag ATGTGAAGAAGAGGATGTGGATATGAGTGATGACGCTCTCACTGTGCTGACTAGAATAGGCATGGAAACATCGCTGAGGTATGCCATTCAGCTCATCACAACTGCCCACCTGGTTTGCCGCAAACGAAAG GGAACAGAAGTAGATGTTGATGACATCAAGCGGGTGTACTCCTTGTTCTTGGATGAGTCTCGCTCTACGCAGTTCCTCAAGGAATATCAGCAGGAGTTTATGTTTAACGAAGTTG GTCAAGAACAGATGGAAACAGAAGGAAGTTAA